In a genomic window of Thiosocius teredinicola:
- a CDS encoding PEP-CTERM sorting domain-containing protein: protein MKDQTTFARNLGFATGAAVLLFGVAQANAATIVKDASTTVSVPGLTGFSTTGDMMDGMSVTATFAGGISETLAWADTGLGSGGVTGSGWSLTQSGTTFGDLSWSFTNSGAGLLTGLVLDGTPGLTVFDTTFGGALGTPGSDAGKDFATDLIADAAVVATYSNVISVGGAAPVGDLFHVLSVDFTGLVAGGTGSSFLMTQDTDNDSRFGQEVPAPATLALFGLGLAGIGYRRKPVRMA from the coding sequence ATGAAAGACCAAACGACTTTCGCGAGAAACCTGGGTTTCGCCACCGGCGCTGCCGTACTGCTATTTGGCGTCGCTCAGGCTAACGCTGCCACGATAGTCAAAGATGCTTCGACCACGGTGTCTGTCCCCGGTCTCACGGGTTTCTCGACTACCGGTGACATGATGGATGGAATGTCGGTCACTGCGACCTTTGCCGGCGGCATTAGCGAGACTTTGGCCTGGGCTGATACGGGTCTGGGTAGCGGTGGCGTCACGGGCTCAGGTTGGAGCCTGACCCAGAGCGGTACCACTTTTGGCGACCTCAGCTGGTCGTTCACCAATTCCGGTGCCGGGTTGCTTACCGGGCTCGTGCTGGATGGAACACCGGGCTTGACGGTCTTCGATACGACGTTCGGTGGAGCATTGGGAACGCCTGGCTCCGACGCAGGTAAAGATTTCGCCACTGACCTTATTGCAGACGCCGCGGTTGTCGCGACCTATTCCAATGTGATCAGTGTCGGCGGTGCCGCTCCGGTGGGTGACCTCTTCCATGTATTGAGTGTTGACTTCACCGGCCTGGTAGCCGGCGGTACAGGGTCATCTTTCCTGATGACCCAGGATACGGATAACGATTCGCGGTTTGGTCAGGAAGTACCGGCACCTGCCACGCTGGCACTTTTCGGTCTCGGTCTTGCCGGTATCGGCTATAGACGCAAGCCGGTCAGAATGGCGTAA
- a CDS encoding calcium/sodium antiporter yields MLLASLAIAAGFALLIWSADRFVEGAAATAKHAGMPSLLIGMVIVGFGTSAPEMVVSAMAALDGNPDLAIGNAVGSNIVNTGLILGVTALIAPIAVNSNIVRRELPLLLAISLLAGALMWDGDLTRADAWSLLAAFFALIGWTIHQGMRHREDAFANEMDQELTTHAMPLGKALFWLAAGLLLLIVSSRILVWGAVNIAHALGISDLVIGLTIVAFGTSLPELAASVIAARKGEHDIAIGNVVGSNMFNLLAVVGIAGAIEPMPHIAPEVLTRDWLSMFLLTVVLLVMAYGFRGQGRINRFEGVSLLVAYVAYTAYLVIQTTTPAA; encoded by the coding sequence ATGCTCCTTGCCTCTCTCGCTATCGCCGCTGGCTTCGCGCTGCTGATCTGGAGCGCCGACCGTTTCGTCGAGGGTGCGGCGGCAACCGCGAAACATGCGGGCATGCCATCGCTGTTGATCGGCATGGTGATCGTCGGCTTCGGTACCTCGGCACCGGAGATGGTGGTCTCTGCTATGGCCGCCTTGGACGGCAATCCGGACCTCGCGATCGGCAATGCCGTCGGTTCGAACATCGTCAATACCGGCCTGATCCTCGGCGTGACCGCGCTGATCGCGCCGATTGCAGTGAACTCGAATATCGTCCGCCGCGAACTGCCACTGCTGCTCGCCATCAGCCTGCTGGCCGGAGCCTTGATGTGGGACGGCGACCTGACGCGCGCCGATGCTTGGAGCCTTCTGGCCGCCTTTTTCGCCCTGATCGGCTGGACCATCCACCAGGGCATGCGCCACCGCGAAGACGCGTTCGCCAACGAAATGGATCAGGAGCTGACGACGCACGCCATGCCCTTGGGCAAGGCGTTGTTCTGGCTGGCCGCAGGACTCCTGCTGCTGATCGTCAGCTCACGTATCCTGGTCTGGGGTGCGGTCAACATCGCCCATGCACTAGGTATCAGCGATCTGGTGATCGGCCTGACGATCGTCGCGTTCGGCACCTCGCTGCCCGAACTCGCGGCATCCGTCATTGCCGCCCGCAAGGGAGAACACGACATTGCGATCGGCAACGTCGTCGGTTCGAACATGTTCAACCTGCTGGCCGTCGTCGGCATCGCCGGCGCCATTGAACCGATGCCTCACATCGCGCCCGAGGTGCTGACACGCGACTGGTTGAGCATGTTCTTGCTCACGGTGGTCCTGCTGGTGATGGCGTACGGGTTTCGCGGCCAGGGCCGGATCAATCGATTCGAAGGTGTGTCGTTGTTGGTCGCATACGTCGCCTACACGGCCTACCTTGTGATACAGACGACCACGCCGGCAGCCTAG
- a CDS encoding YajD family HNH nuclease, with protein MAQQPSGSGRNGRPIDTAKLDQVVADARRNSEERAAGYREQALKLFPWVCGRCARTFTRANLHELTVHHKDMDHDNNPPDGSNWELLCLYCHDNEHQKYEEHMAAMASGRTPGAGGTANTETTHRPFADLEALLKKKD; from the coding sequence ATGGCTCAGCAACCATCAGGGAGCGGTCGAAACGGTCGCCCCATCGACACTGCCAAGCTCGACCAGGTCGTGGCCGATGCGCGCCGCAACAGCGAAGAACGCGCGGCGGGATACCGTGAGCAGGCACTGAAGCTGTTTCCCTGGGTATGCGGTCGCTGTGCGCGGACGTTCACCCGGGCCAATCTGCATGAATTGACCGTGCATCACAAAGACATGGACCACGACAACAATCCGCCGGACGGCAGCAATTGGGAGCTGCTGTGCCTGTATTGCCACGACAACGAACATCAGAAATACGAAGAGCACATGGCGGCCATGGCGTCGGGACGTACACCGGGTGCCGGCGGCACTGCGAACACGGAAACTACCCACCGGCCCTTTGCCGACCTGGAAGCGCTGCTGAAAAAGAAGGACTGA
- a CDS encoding TonB-dependent receptor, with the protein MTRTLVNAAVLAALSIPMSAWSAESDDIAELKRMIEQMKQQHVQQLQSLEQRVQRAEERAAAAEEAAQATQGKVAAVEEQVQAKPRAGDNSFNPAISLVLQGGFAGYSQDPEEFHFEGMPLGGEAGLIDEGLALWETELTASANIDNLFFGQATLGLHTHDGEIEVDVEEAFVDTLSLPAGLGLRFGRFYSAVGYLNEHHTHAWDFADAPLAYEAFLGGQYRDDGVRASWVAPIDALFVEVGAEALRGDAYPGGGNDGDFGAVRNLFAKVGGDIGDDSSWQVGVSRMNVDVRERSAGGHAHEHGGDSPVFNGDSDLTVFDAVWKTNFSGERALILQGEYLLRDEDGQVALSEGAGDALFNYDGEQDGWYLQGIFQFNRQWRAGLRYDRLSADNDLVMVSNTTGEADSDIFEESGYQNGDHDPHRWAAMVDWSPSEFSRLRLQYARDDSREETDDQVMLQYIMTLGAHGAHRY; encoded by the coding sequence ATGACACGAACACTGGTGAACGCCGCCGTCTTGGCCGCGTTGAGCATTCCCATGAGCGCATGGTCGGCCGAGTCGGACGATATCGCTGAATTGAAACGCATGATCGAACAGATGAAGCAGCAGCATGTGCAACAGCTTCAGTCACTCGAACAACGCGTTCAACGTGCAGAAGAGCGTGCCGCTGCGGCCGAAGAGGCTGCACAGGCGACGCAAGGCAAGGTTGCAGCAGTCGAGGAGCAGGTGCAGGCTAAGCCGCGCGCCGGCGACAACAGCTTCAATCCTGCGATCAGCCTGGTTCTTCAGGGTGGGTTCGCTGGGTACTCGCAGGACCCGGAGGAATTTCATTTCGAGGGCATGCCGCTCGGCGGCGAGGCTGGGTTGATCGATGAAGGCCTGGCACTTTGGGAGACAGAGCTGACGGCGTCGGCCAACATCGACAACCTGTTCTTCGGTCAGGCAACGCTTGGCCTGCATACTCACGACGGCGAGATCGAGGTGGATGTCGAGGAGGCCTTTGTCGACACCCTGTCGTTACCGGCCGGACTCGGCCTGCGCTTCGGGCGTTTCTATTCGGCTGTCGGTTATCTCAACGAGCACCACACCCACGCGTGGGATTTTGCCGATGCGCCACTCGCCTACGAGGCATTTCTCGGTGGTCAGTATCGCGATGACGGCGTTCGTGCGAGCTGGGTCGCGCCGATCGATGCCTTGTTCGTCGAAGTCGGTGCAGAAGCGTTGCGCGGCGACGCTTACCCCGGCGGCGGCAATGACGGTGATTTCGGTGCCGTGCGCAACCTTTTCGCCAAGGTCGGAGGCGATATCGGCGATGACAGCAGCTGGCAGGTCGGCGTGTCGCGGATGAACGTCGATGTGCGTGAGCGCTCGGCTGGTGGCCATGCGCATGAGCATGGCGGCGACAGCCCGGTGTTCAACGGCGATTCCGACCTGACTGTTTTCGATGCCGTATGGAAAACCAATTTCAGCGGCGAACGGGCACTGATCCTTCAGGGCGAATACTTGCTGCGTGACGAGGACGGGCAGGTTGCATTGAGTGAAGGTGCCGGCGACGCACTGTTCAACTACGACGGCGAGCAGGATGGCTGGTATTTGCAGGGGATCTTTCAGTTCAACCGCCAGTGGCGGGCCGGCTTGCGCTACGACCGGCTGAGCGCAGACAACGACCTGGTGATGGTCAGCAATACGACGGGTGAAGCGGATAGCGATATCTTCGAGGAGTCAGGCTACCAAAATGGCGATCATGACCCGCATCGCTGGGCCGCGATGGTCGATTGGTCGCCGAGCGAGTTCAGCCGATTGCGCCTGCAGTATGCGCGCGATGATTCACGCGAAGAGACCGACGACCAGGTGATGCTGCAATACATCATGACGCTCGGTGCGCACGGCGCGCACCGTTACTGA
- a CDS encoding metal ABC transporter solute-binding protein, Zn/Mn family, protein MRNNRLSMSVLLALLLAGTAQAKLNVFACEPEWAALVKELAGDEASIFAATHAGQDPHHVEARPSLIARLRSADLAVCTGAELETGWMPMVQRRARNPKVLPGQPGYFEATDAVTLLEKPAELDRAEGDVHGDGNPHVQLDPRRILEIAKALSARLQQIDGSNSTLYRRRLQDFAARWQAALSRWQGDAGALRGRRVVVHHQEWTYLLDWLGMQRVGSLEPKPGIPPNMAHLAQLKQQPADLIVLSPLNDEKPAEWLTSQTGVPAVVLPQTVGAVSGSDDLFSLFDTIVRRLNDLEHR, encoded by the coding sequence ATGCGTAACAACAGACTCTCGATGTCGGTACTGCTCGCGTTGCTCCTCGCCGGTACCGCACAAGCGAAACTCAACGTCTTTGCCTGCGAGCCCGAGTGGGCCGCATTGGTGAAAGAGCTGGCCGGTGACGAGGCGAGCATCTTCGCCGCAACCCACGCGGGTCAGGACCCTCACCATGTGGAAGCCCGACCATCACTGATCGCCCGCCTGCGCTCTGCGGACCTTGCGGTATGCACCGGCGCTGAACTGGAAACCGGCTGGATGCCGATGGTGCAACGGCGCGCGCGCAATCCGAAGGTGCTGCCGGGTCAGCCGGGCTACTTCGAGGCAACCGATGCGGTGACGCTGTTGGAAAAACCCGCCGAACTCGACCGCGCCGAGGGAGACGTGCACGGTGACGGCAATCCCCATGTTCAACTCGATCCGCGCCGAATACTCGAGATCGCCAAGGCATTGTCGGCACGGCTGCAGCAGATCGATGGTTCGAACAGCACGCTGTACCGGCGGCGCTTGCAGGACTTTGCAGCGCGCTGGCAGGCTGCTCTCAGTCGTTGGCAGGGTGACGCGGGCGCACTGCGGGGCAGGCGCGTCGTCGTACATCACCAGGAATGGACTTACCTGTTGGATTGGCTGGGTATGCAGCGCGTCGGCTCGCTCGAGCCAAAGCCGGGCATTCCGCCCAACATGGCGCATTTGGCACAGCTCAAACAACAGCCGGCAGACTTGATTGTGCTGTCGCCGTTGAACGACGAAAAGCCCGCCGAATGGCTAACGTCGCAAACAGGAGTACCTGCGGTCGTGCTGCCTCAGACCGTCGGCGCCGTATCTGGGAGTGACGATCTGTTCAGCTTGTTCGACACGATCGTGCGCCGGCTCAACGACTTGGAACATCGATGA